Proteins from one Deinococcus sp. AB2017081 genomic window:
- a CDS encoding IS5 family transposase, giving the protein MAAARPLDTASRPCTGTSRSCQPRQLGRPHDRQHHRARPPKCGRRKKGDGDEALGRSQGGFGTKIHLKCDGHGRPVAFLLTAGHRNEMLMFEALLDAGQIKRRSRGRPRLRPTYVLADRAYSGDKAHRLCRKRGIRLVVPPKRDHRRPRSYDRGLYRRRNVIERLVGRLKRSRRIATRFEKRACHYAAMVTIACIMEWL; this is encoded by the coding sequence TTGGCAGCAGCAAGGCCTCTGGACACAGCTTCTCGCCCGTGTACAGGAACGAGCAGATCATGCCAGCCACGTCAACTGGGACGTCCACATGATCGACAGCACCATCGTGCGCGCCCACCAAAGTGCGGCAGGCGCAAAAAAGGGGACGGCGACGAAGCGCTCGGCCGCTCACAAGGCGGCTTCGGGACGAAGATCCACTTGAAATGTGATGGCCATGGAAGGCCGGTGGCCTTCCTGCTGACCGCTGGGCACCGCAATGAGATGCTGATGTTCGAGGCGCTGCTGGACGCCGGGCAGATCAAGCGCCGGAGTCGGGGCCGGCCCCGACTCCGGCCCACGTACGTCCTGGCGGATCGGGCGTACAGCGGCGACAAAGCACACCGGCTCTGTCGAAAACGAGGAATTCGTCTGGTGGTTCCTCCAAAGCGGGATCACCGGCGTCCCCGGTCATACGACCGGGGACTGTACCGACGTCGCAACGTCATTGAACGGCTGGTGGGTCGCCTGAAGCGCTCTCGGAGAATCGCGACTCGGTTTGAGAAGCGGGCGTGTCACTACGCCGCGATGGTCACCATCGCCTGCATCATGGAATGGCTTTGA
- a CDS encoding dihydrodipicolinate synthase family protein, whose product MTTNPIFQGVFPAITTPFNADGSVDHGFLREHARWMMDAGNAGMIPLGSLGEGNTLDYHEKTAILETLVDALGTAPVIPGIASLSTHGAVQLAQAARDIGCRGLMVLPPYVYTSDWREMKAHVATVLAATELPVILYNNPIAYRTDFLAPQVAELSAEHPNLRGVKESSGDSRRVTALRAALPDTVDILVGLDDMALEGVAAGATGWVAGLVNAYPAESVRLFELARAGEWAQAQELYRWFLPLLRLDTVNKFVQLIKFVQEEVGHGNARVRAPRLELTADEQAMVRDLLRAAQA is encoded by the coding sequence ATGACCACGAATCCCATCTTCCAGGGCGTGTTTCCCGCCATCACCACGCCCTTCAATGCCGACGGCAGCGTCGATCACGGGTTCCTGCGCGAACACGCCCGCTGGATGATGGACGCCGGAAACGCCGGCATGATCCCGCTGGGATCGCTGGGCGAGGGCAACACGCTGGACTATCACGAAAAGACCGCCATCCTGGAAACCCTGGTCGACGCGCTGGGCACCGCGCCGGTCATTCCCGGCATCGCCAGCCTGTCGACCCACGGGGCCGTGCAGCTCGCCCAGGCCGCCCGCGACATCGGCTGCCGGGGCCTGATGGTGCTGCCGCCCTACGTGTACACCAGCGACTGGCGCGAGATGAAGGCGCACGTGGCGACCGTGCTGGCCGCGACCGAGCTGCCGGTGATCCTGTATAACAACCCCATCGCCTACCGCACGGATTTCCTGGCCCCGCAGGTCGCGGAGTTGAGCGCCGAGCACCCCAACCTGCGCGGAGTGAAGGAATCCAGCGGCGACTCCCGGCGGGTCACGGCCCTGCGGGCGGCCCTGCCAGACACGGTGGACATCCTGGTCGGCCTGGACGACATGGCGCTGGAGGGCGTGGCGGCGGGCGCGACCGGCTGGGTTGCAGGACTGGTGAACGCCTACCCCGCCGAGAGCGTGCGTCTGTTCGAACTGGCCCGCGCCGGCGAGTGGGCACAGGCGCAGGAGCTGTACCGCTGGTTCCTGCCGCTGCTGCGCCTGGACACCGTGAACAAGTTCGTGCAGCTCATCAAGTTCGTGCAGGAGGAGGTCGGCCACGGCAACGCCCGCGTGCGTGCTCCCCGCCTGGAACTGACCGCCGACGAGCAGGCGATGGTGCGCGACCTGCTGCGGGCCGCTCAGGCATGA
- a CDS encoding proline racemase family protein, whose translation MTALTFIDSHTAGEPTRVILSGFPELPGHTLAQQREALAGEYAPWAQRVNNEPRGNDVLVSALLVPPRDVDCVTGVIYFNNVGPLGMCGHGTIGVVATLAHLGRITPGEHRIETPVGIVTATLHEDGRVSVANVPAYRHAKDVTVDVPGIGPVRGDVAWGGNWFYLVDMTQPGLGGAGLGPERIDELTDVAWTIRRALEAQGVTGRDGAVIDHIELMGHAPGDGGTHRNFVLCPGRAYDRSPCGTGTSAKLACLAADGQLMPGEVWHQQSVIGSAFEGTYTVRGDEVHPVITGRAYITAVGELVVQDGDPFAWGIPG comes from the coding sequence ATGACCGCCCTGACGTTCATCGACTCGCACACGGCGGGAGAACCGACGCGCGTGATCCTCTCGGGGTTCCCGGAACTGCCGGGGCACACGCTGGCCCAGCAGCGCGAGGCCCTGGCCGGCGAGTACGCGCCGTGGGCACAGCGCGTGAACAACGAGCCGCGTGGCAACGACGTGCTGGTCAGTGCCCTGCTGGTGCCCCCACGAGACGTGGACTGCGTGACCGGCGTCATCTACTTCAACAACGTGGGGCCGCTGGGCATGTGCGGCCACGGCACGATCGGCGTGGTGGCGACCCTGGCGCACCTGGGCCGGATCACGCCGGGCGAGCACCGCATCGAGACGCCGGTGGGCATCGTCACGGCCACGCTGCATGAAGACGGACGCGTGAGTGTGGCGAACGTGCCCGCCTACCGCCATGCAAAGGACGTGACGGTGGACGTGCCCGGCATCGGCCCCGTGCGCGGCGATGTGGCGTGGGGCGGCAACTGGTTCTATCTGGTGGACATGACGCAGCCCGGTCTGGGCGGTGCCGGACTCGGCCCGGAGCGCATCGATGAACTGACTGATGTGGCGTGGACGATCCGGCGGGCGCTGGAGGCCCAGGGCGTGACCGGACGGGATGGTGCGGTGATCGACCACATCGAACTCATGGGGCACGCGCCGGGCGACGGAGGCACGCACCGCAACTTCGTCCTGTGTCCCGGCCGTGCCTACGACCGCAGCCCCTGCGGCACCGGCACCAGCGCGAAACTGGCGTGTCTGGCCGCCGATGGCCAGCTGATGCCCGGCGAGGTCTGGCACCAGCAGAGCGTGATCGGCAGCGCCTTTGAGGGCACGTACACGGTGCGGGGCGACGAGGTGCATCCGGTCATCACCGGGCGGGCGTACATCACGGCGGTCGGAGAACTGGTCGTGCAGGACGGCGATCCCTTCGCGTGGGGCATTCCGGGATGA
- a CDS encoding HNH endonuclease, whose protein sequence is MARRTAPSSWPPPAAPPQVCALCGRAVPLLTEHHLVPRSRGRRRGLKPQELPTVQLCRACHQFLHRTFSNEELEREFHTPQRLLEHDAVRRFVTWLRTQPATRTVRVR, encoded by the coding sequence ATGGCCCGCCGTACCGCTCCCAGTTCGTGGCCGCCGCCCGCGGCCCCACCGCAGGTGTGTGCGCTGTGTGGCCGGGCGGTGCCGCTGCTGACCGAGCACCATCTGGTGCCCCGGTCGCGGGGGCGACGGCGCGGCCTGAAGCCCCAGGAACTGCCCACGGTACAGCTGTGCCGCGCGTGCCACCAGTTCCTGCACCGCACCTTCAGCAACGAGGAACTGGAGCGCGAGTTCCACACCCCGCAGCGACTGCTGGAGCACGACGCCGTGCGCCGCTTCGTGACGTGGCTGCGCACCCAGCCGGCGACCCGAACCGTGCGGGTACGCTAG
- a CDS encoding ABC transporter ATP-binding protein produces MSAPTADVLREVQHASEYALELREITKRFPLVLANDRISMRVKWGSVHALCGENGAGKSTLMKIVYGIQPPTSGEIVVDGEVVNLHDPSDAIKRGIGMVFQHFMLVETLTVTENVILGMEPTAGTSINYGAARKRVGELIKQFNFDLNPDAIVGELPVGLQQKVEILKTLYRGARILILDEPTAVLTPSETDELFDFLVNQYAKSGNAVVFISHKLHEVLQISDTISVIRDGKMIGTIPTPGATTEILARMMVGRDVSLKVDKAPARPGEVALDVQGVVVKGEHRNAVDGVSFQVRAGEIVGIAGVEGNGQSELVEAITGLSAYTGSILYQGRPAHGVPGVEAAGVAHVPEDRNERGLVLDMTTAENYILGKHDNAPYAGRFGLLNQDVIDRNARDLSEKYDVRPRSASLQASRYSGGNAQKIIVAREMSKAPKILVASQPTRGVDIGAIEFIHARIVEARDQGLAVLLISADLGEVMNLADRILVMYEGKVVGEVQADRATETQLGLLMTGSGDGGHGASGRSGEVSATQELGERN; encoded by the coding sequence ATGAGCGCCCCCACTGCCGACGTCCTGCGCGAGGTGCAGCACGCTTCCGAGTACGCGCTGGAACTGCGCGAGATCACCAAGAGGTTCCCGCTGGTGCTGGCCAACGACCGCATCTCCATGCGCGTGAAATGGGGCAGCGTGCACGCCCTGTGCGGCGAGAACGGCGCGGGCAAGAGCACCCTGATGAAGATCGTGTACGGCATCCAGCCGCCCACCAGTGGCGAGATCGTCGTGGACGGCGAGGTCGTGAACCTCCACGACCCGTCCGACGCCATCAAGCGCGGCATCGGGATGGTCTTCCAGCACTTCATGCTGGTCGAGACCCTGACCGTGACCGAGAACGTCATCCTGGGGATGGAGCCGACGGCCGGCACATCAATCAATTACGGCGCGGCCCGAAAGCGCGTGGGCGAGCTGATCAAACAGTTCAACTTCGACCTGAACCCGGACGCCATCGTGGGCGAGCTGCCGGTCGGCCTCCAGCAGAAGGTCGAGATCCTCAAGACGCTGTACCGGGGGGCGCGCATCCTGATCCTCGACGAGCCGACGGCGGTGCTCACGCCCAGCGAGACCGACGAGCTGTTCGACTTCCTGGTCAACCAGTACGCGAAGAGCGGCAACGCGGTCGTGTTCATCTCGCACAAGCTGCACGAGGTGCTGCAGATCAGCGACACGATCTCGGTCATCCGCGACGGGAAGATGATCGGCACGATTCCCACACCCGGCGCCACCACCGAGATCCTGGCCCGCATGATGGTCGGCCGGGACGTCTCACTGAAGGTCGACAAGGCTCCCGCCCGGCCCGGCGAGGTCGCGCTGGACGTGCAGGGTGTGGTCGTGAAGGGCGAGCACCGCAATGCCGTGGACGGCGTGAGCTTTCAGGTGCGGGCCGGCGAGATCGTCGGGATCGCCGGGGTGGAGGGCAACGGCCAGAGCGAACTGGTCGAGGCGATCACCGGCCTGAGTGCGTACACGGGCAGCATCCTGTACCAGGGCCGTCCCGCGCATGGCGTCCCCGGCGTCGAGGCCGCCGGGGTCGCCCACGTCCCGGAAGACCGCAACGAGCGCGGGCTGGTGCTCGACATGACCACCGCCGAGAACTACATCCTGGGCAAGCACGACAACGCCCCGTACGCCGGCCGTTTCGGCCTGCTGAACCAGGACGTGATCGACCGCAACGCCCGCGACCTGAGCGAGAAGTACGACGTGCGGCCCCGCAGTGCCAGCCTCCAGGCCAGCCGCTATTCGGGCGGCAACGCGCAGAAGATCATCGTGGCCCGCGAGATGAGCAAGGCCCCGAAGATCCTGGTGGCCAGTCAGCCCACGCGCGGCGTGGACATCGGTGCGATCGAGTTCATCCACGCCCGGATCGTCGAGGCCCGTGACCAGGGCCTGGCCGTCCTCCTGATCAGCGCCGACCTGGGCGAGGTCATGAATCTGGCCGACCGGATTCTGGTCATGTACGAGGGCAAGGTCGTGGGCGAGGTTCAGGCCGACCGCGCCACCGAGACGCAGCTGGGTCTGCTCATGACCGGCAGCGGCGACGGTGGGCACGGAGCGAGCGGGCGCAGCGGCGAGGTCAGCGCCACCCAGGAGCTCGGCGAGCGGAACTGA
- a CDS encoding FAD-dependent oxidoreductase: MRTDAPVDIAVIGAGPAGLTAALHAARSGADVLVIDAQPGRGGQIWRGAHADRPGPATTLLRELDACPNVRWRGQTEVAWVEGDGTHRELILSSPEGLSRQPARRVILATGAVERFLPFPGWTLPGVVGAGALQAMVKAGLVVRGQRVVVAGSGPLLLAVAAGLRTAGAVVLGVAEQAPMVSAARFGLAAARLGGKTREAAGLAWALRGVPYWPGTYPLHADGDGHLETVTLRRGGRDVTLECDWLAAGFGLVPETRVAALLGCALTDSGAVRVDAWSQTSVPGVYAAGEVTGVGGVDMACHEGRVAGCAATGQIERLSDAAATSARHRAFQTALDTAFTLRPELRALPSPDTTVCRCEDVTHATLRGQHSWTEAKLKTRCGMGTCQGRVCGPATETLYGWRFSGVRPPLVPLPLSDLLADH, translated from the coding sequence ATGCGGACTGACGCGCCTGTGGACATCGCCGTGATCGGCGCCGGCCCGGCGGGCCTGACGGCCGCCCTGCACGCAGCCCGTTCCGGCGCGGACGTGCTCGTCATCGACGCCCAGCCCGGCCGGGGCGGTCAGATCTGGCGCGGCGCCCACGCGGACAGACCCGGCCCGGCCACGACCCTGCTCCGGGAGCTCGACGCCTGCCCAAACGTGCGCTGGCGCGGCCAGACCGAGGTCGCGTGGGTCGAGGGCGACGGTACACACAGGGAGCTGATCCTGAGCAGTCCGGAGGGCCTGAGCCGGCAGCCCGCCCGGCGGGTGATCCTCGCCACCGGGGCCGTCGAGCGCTTTCTCCCCTTCCCCGGCTGGACGCTCCCCGGAGTGGTCGGTGCGGGGGCACTCCAGGCGATGGTCAAGGCCGGGCTGGTCGTGCGCGGTCAGAGGGTGGTCGTGGCGGGCAGCGGGCCGCTGCTGCTGGCCGTGGCCGCCGGGCTCCGGACGGCGGGCGCGGTCGTCCTGGGCGTGGCCGAGCAGGCCCCCATGGTCAGCGCAGCGCGGTTCGGACTGGCGGCGGCGCGGCTGGGCGGGAAGACACGCGAGGCCGCCGGGCTGGCGTGGGCGCTGCGCGGCGTGCCGTACTGGCCGGGGACGTATCCCCTCCACGCCGACGGTGACGGGCATCTGGAAACCGTCACGCTGCGCCGGGGCGGCCGGGACGTGACGCTCGAGTGCGACTGGCTCGCGGCGGGCTTCGGCCTGGTACCCGAAACGCGGGTGGCCGCGCTGCTGGGCTGCGCCCTGACAGACTCGGGCGCGGTACGGGTGGATGCATGGAGCCAGACCAGCGTGCCCGGCGTGTACGCAGCCGGCGAGGTGACCGGCGTGGGCGGCGTGGACATGGCCTGCCACGAGGGCCGGGTGGCCGGCTGCGCGGCGACCGGTCAGATTGAGCGGTTGAGCGATGCTGCCGCCACCTCTGCCCGGCACCGGGCGTTCCAGACCGCGCTGGACACAGCGTTTACCCTCCGGCCCGAACTGCGGGCACTGCCGTCACCGGACACGACCGTCTGCCGCTGCGAGGACGTGACCCACGCCACCCTGCGCGGACAGCACAGCTGGACGGAGGCCAAGCTGAAGACCCGCTGCGGCATGGGCACGTGCCAGGGACGGGTCTGCGGTCCCGCCACGGAAACCCTGTATGGCTGGCGTTTCAGCGGCGTCCGCCCGCCGCTGGTGCCGCTGCCCCTCTCCGATCTGCTGGCCGACCACTAA
- a CDS encoding (2Fe-2S)-binding protein, whose translation MPELMIEGRAVTVAEGTSVLAALQNAGYRTLRHSRSGEPRGALCGMGSCHECRAVVDGRIVRTCVTPARNGQRVTLLTGDHAD comes from the coding sequence ATGCCTGAGCTGATGATCGAGGGCCGTGCCGTCACCGTGGCCGAGGGAACGAGCGTGCTGGCCGCCCTCCAGAATGCCGGATACCGGACATTGCGCCACAGCCGGAGCGGAGAGCCACGCGGAGCGCTGTGCGGCATGGGCAGCTGCCACGAGTGCCGCGCCGTGGTCGACGGCCGGATTGTCCGCACCTGCGTGACCCCCGCAAGGAACGGCCAGCGCGTGACCCTGCTGACGGGTGACCATGCGGACTGA
- a CDS encoding aldehyde dehydrogenase (NADP(+)) yields MTVREFRGMNPATGEALEPAYPVTDAVALDAIVQAASDAARSYGESTGAVRSEFLTAAAANLEALGDDIVARAMLETALPEARLRGELARTANQLRLFARVAAEGSWVEARLDSPDAARTPPKPDLRSMRVPLGPVVVFGASNFPLAFSVAGGDTASALAAGCPVVVKAHPAHPGTSALAAQALSDAARDSGLPSGVFGIVYDDGHDAGLTLTRHPLVQAVAFTGSRAGGLALLRAAQERPVPVPVYAEMSSVNPVVFTSAGIERGGAGLAAALATSISGSGGQLCTQPGLLFVPSGEAGDAFLNATAAQLDSTPACTLLTGGIQAAFNQGTSGVRAHSGVRAITTGTPSDTGATAQLYSVAARDFTPALESEVFGPVSLAVRYDDVAEVTALMRGLEGQLTATLHAAPDELPALADLLAALQDRAGRVLFGGFPTGVEVGHATVHGGPYPATTVGAGTSVGTHAITRFTRLLAYQNFPDAALPPALQAANPLGLLRLIDGDWSQRQRPD; encoded by the coding sequence ATGACGGTTCGGGAGTTCCGGGGGATGAATCCGGCGACGGGCGAGGCGCTGGAGCCTGCCTACCCAGTCACGGACGCCGTAGCGCTGGACGCCATCGTGCAGGCTGCATCCGATGCCGCCCGCTCCTATGGCGAGTCCACCGGGGCAGTGCGCTCGGAGTTTCTGACCGCCGCTGCCGCGAATCTTGAAGCCCTGGGAGATGACATCGTCGCTCGGGCAATGCTCGAAACCGCCCTGCCCGAGGCCCGGCTGCGCGGTGAGCTGGCCCGCACCGCCAACCAGCTGCGGCTGTTCGCCCGCGTGGCCGCCGAGGGCTCGTGGGTGGAGGCCCGCCTGGATTCCCCGGACGCGGCCCGCACGCCGCCGAAACCTGACCTGCGCTCCATGCGCGTGCCGCTGGGGCCGGTGGTCGTGTTCGGCGCGAGCAACTTCCCGCTGGCGTTCTCGGTGGCGGGCGGCGACACGGCCTCAGCGCTGGCGGCGGGCTGTCCGGTGGTCGTGAAGGCCCACCCGGCGCACCCCGGCACGTCCGCCCTGGCCGCGCAGGCGCTGTCGGATGCGGCGCGAGATTCCGGTCTGCCCTCTGGCGTCTTCGGCATTGTCTACGACGACGGCCACGACGCCGGACTGACCCTGACCCGGCATCCGCTGGTGCAGGCGGTGGCATTCACGGGCTCCCGCGCTGGCGGGCTGGCGCTCCTGCGGGCCGCGCAGGAGCGGCCGGTGCCTGTTCCCGTGTATGCCGAGATGAGTTCGGTCAATCCGGTGGTGTTCACGTCGGCGGGGATTGAGCGGGGCGGCGCGGGACTGGCGGCGGCGCTGGCGACCAGCATCAGCGGCTCCGGCGGACAGCTGTGCACCCAGCCGGGGCTGCTGTTCGTGCCGTCTGGAGAGGCGGGCGATGCCTTCCTGAACGCGACCGCCGCACAGCTGGACTCCACGCCAGCCTGCACGCTGCTGACGGGCGGCATCCAGGCCGCCTTCAATCAGGGGACGTCCGGCGTCCGGGCACACTCCGGCGTGCGTGCGATCACGACCGGGACACCCAGCGACACCGGGGCGACCGCCCAGCTCTACAGCGTCGCTGCCCGCGACTTCACACCCGCGCTGGAGTCCGAGGTCTTCGGCCCGGTCAGTCTCGCGGTTCGCTACGACGATGTGGCCGAGGTCACGGCCCTGATGCGTGGGCTCGAAGGGCAGCTCACCGCCACGCTGCACGCGGCGCCGGACGAACTGCCGGCACTGGCCGACCTACTGGCCGCTCTGCAGGATCGGGCCGGTCGGGTGCTCTTCGGGGGCTTCCCGACCGGCGTGGAGGTCGGGCACGCGACGGTGCATGGCGGCCCCTACCCGGCCACCACGGTGGGCGCGGGCACCAGCGTGGGCACCCACGCCATCACGCGCTTCACGCGGCTCCTGGCCTACCAGAACTTCCCGGACGCAGCGCTGCCGCCGGCCCTGCAGGCCGCGAATCCGCTGGGGCTCCTGCGGCTGATCGACGGGGACTGGAGCCAGAGACAAAGACCGGACTGA
- a CDS encoding phosphatase PAP2 family protein, translated as MEAFWLAVTTLGRDEVFIVVLALYTWLLRPTGGRDLGVAFAASYLVNTALKYGLNEPRPFTVDPSVASEAARATAGGPGLPSGHAQMAATLWGGIAAQLGRTGVWIAAGILIVLIAVSRLALNVHYVQDIVVGLLLGAAFAVMAARVTVPNRDLMRWVPAGIALAVAAFLPAGSPREYGAGLGMLAGFWASRPNFRTPDTATGRVLVAVVGLLVVFAVYFGLALLPQGLRDLGLVRALRYAVLVLVATHGVPALLRRWMPMARAATPSSPEVPARV; from the coding sequence ATGGAAGCATTCTGGCTGGCAGTCACGACCCTCGGGCGTGACGAGGTATTCATCGTGGTGCTCGCGCTGTATACGTGGCTGCTGAGACCGACCGGCGGGCGTGATCTGGGCGTGGCCTTCGCGGCCAGCTACCTCGTGAACACCGCCCTGAAGTACGGCCTGAACGAGCCCCGGCCGTTCACCGTCGATCCGTCGGTGGCCTCGGAGGCGGCGCGTGCAACGGCGGGCGGGCCGGGGCTCCCCAGCGGCCACGCGCAGATGGCGGCCACGCTGTGGGGCGGGATCGCCGCGCAGCTCGGCCGCACCGGGGTCTGGATCGCCGCCGGCATTCTGATCGTCCTGATCGCCGTGTCGCGCCTGGCGCTGAACGTCCACTACGTGCAGGACATCGTGGTGGGCCTGCTGCTGGGGGCCGCCTTCGCCGTCATGGCCGCGCGGGTCACCGTGCCGAACCGGGATCTGATGCGCTGGGTACCGGCCGGGATCGCTCTGGCCGTCGCGGCCTTCTTACCGGCGGGCAGTCCGCGTGAGTACGGGGCTGGCCTGGGCATGCTGGCCGGCTTCTGGGCCTCGCGCCCCAACTTCCGCACGCCGGACACGGCCACGGGCCGGGTGCTCGTCGCCGTGGTGGGCCTGCTTGTGGTCTTCGCCGTGTACTTCGGGCTGGCGCTGCTGCCGCAGGGCCTGCGTGATCTGGGACTGGTGCGGGCCCTGCGCTATGCCGTGCTGGTGCTCGTCGCGACCCACGGCGTGCCCGCACTGTTGCGCCGCTGGATGCCCATGGCCCGCGCGGCCACACCCTCCAGCCCGGAGGTACCGGCGCGCGTGTAG
- a CDS encoding NAD(P)/FAD-dependent oxidoreductase, with translation MTSVLRAVVVGGGMVGAACADVLARHGARVTVVESGAVGGGATAAGMGHLVVMDDSPAQLALTARSLELWEDLAPSLPASAEYRPSGTIWVASDDEELEAVAPKQAAYREAGREADLLDAPALARLEPALRDGLAGGLRVPGDRVVYAPVAAAFLLERSGAALIRGKAVALDDSGVRLAGGQHLSADLIVVAGGIGSLELLPELPLRQRKGHLLITERRAPSVHHQLVELGYLKSAHASDDDSVAFNVQPRPTGQLLIGSSRQFDQPDSGLDWALLRRMLARARDFLPELGDLAALRIWTGQRCATPDHLPIVGPHPQRTTVFVATGHEGLGITTALGTAELLAAQVFGTPSALSAFDFGVERFRPEVAHA, from the coding sequence GTGACGTCGGTTCTGCGGGCAGTGGTGGTCGGCGGCGGCATGGTTGGCGCGGCGTGCGCGGACGTGCTGGCGCGGCACGGTGCCCGCGTCACGGTGGTCGAATCGGGCGCAGTGGGCGGCGGCGCGACGGCGGCAGGCATGGGTCATCTGGTCGTCATGGACGACAGCCCCGCGCAGCTGGCCCTGACCGCCCGCAGTCTGGAACTGTGGGAGGATCTGGCCCCGTCGCTCCCTGCCAGCGCCGAGTACCGCCCGAGCGGCACGATCTGGGTCGCCAGCGACGACGAGGAGCTGGAGGCGGTCGCCCCAAAGCAGGCGGCCTACCGGGAAGCGGGGCGCGAGGCCGACCTGCTCGACGCCCCGGCACTGGCCCGGCTGGAACCGGCCCTGCGGGATGGGCTGGCCGGCGGTCTGCGCGTCCCGGGCGACCGCGTGGTCTACGCGCCGGTCGCCGCGGCCTTCCTGCTGGAGCGCAGCGGCGCGGCCCTGATCCGGGGGAAAGCGGTGGCCCTGGACGATTCCGGCGTGCGGCTCGCCGGGGGCCAGCACCTGAGCGCCGATCTGATCGTCGTCGCGGGCGGGATCGGCTCGCTGGAGCTGCTGCCCGAGCTGCCACTGCGCCAGCGCAAGGGTCACCTGCTGATCACCGAGCGCCGGGCGCCGAGTGTGCACCACCAGCTCGTCGAACTGGGGTACCTGAAAAGTGCCCACGCCAGCGACGACGACAGCGTGGCCTTCAACGTGCAGCCCCGGCCCACCGGGCAACTGCTGATCGGCTCCAGCCGTCAGTTCGACCAACCAGACTCCGGACTCGACTGGGCGCTGCTGCGGCGCATGCTGGCGCGGGCGCGTGACTTCCTGCCGGAGTTGGGTGACCTCGCCGCCCTGCGGATCTGGACGGGCCAGCGCTGCGCGACACCGGATCATCTGCCGATCGTGGGGCCACACCCACAGCGGACGACGGTCTTCGTCGCGACCGGACACGAGGGCCTGGGCATCACGACGGCACTGGGAACGGCGGAGCTGCTGGCTGCGCAGGTATTCGGCACCCCATCAGCGCTGTCGGCCTTCGATTTCGGGGTGGAGCGCTTCAGGCCGGAGGTCGCCCATGCCTGA